The genomic interval ATCATCATCTGAAAATTTACTGAACATGATCTAGCCGGCGCGTTAATTCTTCCTGAAATGCGTGATCTGGACGTTCTCCACGTCCAGCTTCTTGAAGTTGCTGTTCTTCCTGGTGCTGAAGAATTCGCCCCAGTTGTAGGGGTTGTACCTGGCCGGGCTCTCGTCGCTCACGACCTCCTCCAGTGGCTCCACCATGGTGTGGCCCGCCGGGTTGAAGAAGAAAGGGATGGAGAACCTCTCCTTCTCCACGTTCACCGCCACCCGGTGCTCCGCGCTCTCGTACCTGTCATTGCTCCACACCTGGACAAGCGCACTCTCAATTTTTTCAGTCAAATTCAAAATGCAAATAAAAATGATGTCAAATAGTAACAATTAAACTACAATgttgttatatatttattaactaATTCTCTTTTAAAAGTTTTTCAACTATGAATACCGTTATAATTGTagtataattacattataacttgtatataactgCAATATAACGTGTATGCACATAATTTTAAATCGTTAGATTTACTTCCAAGATTCACTcaacttggaaagaaaaaaaatcataacacGCGCACGGATGAGGGGAACGACCTCCGTTTCGTGAAAATAGCGTGTTACCGTAGAAAACTTATATgcaagtttcacataattttaatctattagatttactttgaaatttatttaagttggcaagaaaaaaaaatcatatgacgCGCATGGGTGAGAAGATACGGTCTCACAATCTCCGCTTTCGCGAAAATACCATGTTACTATAGGATTTctgaaacttacatataaggACACACAAGTTATGATACAATTATTCtttcattgtaatatatttatgTCCGATAAATTGttagaagaaaatttgttgATAAATATGTAgctgctcaaaaaaaaaaagtacctggATGATGTCGCCGACGTTGATGATGAAGGAGTGAGGGACGGGCCTGACGCGCACCCACTCGCCGTCGGATCGGCGGCGGACGTCGAGGCCGCCGACATCGTCCTGGTAGAGCACGGTGAGCGCGCCGGCGTCCTTGTGGCGGCCGACGCCGAGGGCGAGGTCGGGGCTCGGGCAGGGAGGGTAGTGGTTGAGCCGGATGAAGGTGGTCTGGTCGTCCTTGAAGAAGCCATGGAGGCGGTCGGGTCTCAGGCCGAGGCTCCTGGCGATCAGCTCCAGCAGCTTGAACGCCAGCTCCTCCACCGCTTCGCCGTACTCCTCCATTGCCTCCCTGCTCAAGAATTCGATGAGGTTGAACTGAATTGATGCGAGGATGAAGaagacgatcgatcgatgtggTGACCTGACCTGAATCCCGGCAGGTCGTCGGGCCACTTGTTGTCGAACACCAGGTCGCCGTCGGCCACggcggtcgtcggcggcggcggcgtctggcgCGGGACGAGGTCGAACACCTCCTTCCAGTCCCTGACGTTCTTGGTGTGCTCGGACGCGTAGTACCCCATcggcgccgcctcgctccgcgccacggccgccctccgctccggcggcagcgcgaAGAACTCCCtctgcgcctccgccgcgcgcgccaccgcctccgcgggCACACCGTGGCGCACCACCACGAAGAAGCCCCAGTCCCGGCTCGCCCTCCCGACCTCCGCCGCGAGCGCGTCCACCCCGttggcgtcgccgtcgccggcggcgaggagaggggagaggtcgATGACCGGGATGCCGTCGGCCTCGGCGACGGACGCCTTGGGGCGGTGCTCGGGGGCCTGCACGAACGCCTGGTCCATGGAGAGGCCGCCCATGGTCGATCAGTAGCTGGTGGCGAGAAGCTGTAGCACAAGTGTTCGTCTCGTGTGTCagcgtgtgtgcgtgtgtgtggcTTGGGTTTGATATCGGCGAGGAAAAAGGACGTGCGATGGGTTAGGTTGGATAGCTCAGTTCATGGCTGGATTCAATGAATCTGGATGGGTTTCAGTGTGACGCACATTTGGCTTGTGTGGTGGAGGCCTTCTGATCGGTGCGTGTTGTCTGTTTGTTGTAGTGACGTCATGGATGATCGACCGAGCTAGAGAGCCGAGTTGGCGACACTGCGACACAACACACGATCGACAGGAAAAAGGTGGCCGGCCGGGTTGAGAGAAATAACACGTACGGTACcgatttgcaaatgaaaaaaaaatatataaataaaacttttatacacgTATTCAtaacgatctaaaagtaaagacggtaaataaactacgatgaaaaaaaaactcaaaatcaacttttaatttaagattgaaaattcaaacTTTAGCTAGGAGTAATAAGTACAAATATAagcataagtaaaaaaaataaggttgTACGAGTTCACTCAGGATACAGTTTTAACGCCGCTAGTGCCACCGCCTTACGTGTTTATGTCCTTGGCACGCCAGGAGATCGGCCACCGACGGCGAGCTTGGACGCCGGCGACGCGAGGCGTCCTTGAGGGGATCGAACGGTCGTGTTCAGTGCGTGGCTCAATGATATGATGCGCTGCGGTTGGTGACAAATGGCTGGGAGCGGAGAGAGCACGACAAATTATGGTTGTAGCTTCCTCGTCAGGCGGACGCGACGCGAGCGAGAGTATTCACCCGGAGCTCGCGGTCAGTGGAATCTGAAATCAGCACAGCCACCGTAGTTTTTCTCCTTGCAAGTCGCAACAACGTACGACCACCTGTGCTAGCTAGGGAGTCAGAGTAACTATGGAAGCGCGATGAAATCATATTCCCTCCGTCtttaaaaagaaactaactTAATATCAAAGGTGATATTTTTTCTAAACAATATATCGGAATAGAATATTATCCAGATTCACTGTATTAAGAAATATCACTTTCAATAATATGTTGATTTTTAGGACAAAGAAAGTATGCACCAACGGGGTGCTGGTGTGCTCGTGGGCTAACCAAAAAATTGGGCCGGATGATGTAGTGGTGACTGTGGTGTTAGTTGTTGTGCTGAGAGGTTGTGGCTGTAGCAGGAGAGGAAGCCGAAGCGCGGCGGGGCGCTCATCTCATCTCGTCCTGTACGCCGTGTCCATCAGCGAGGCCGCTCATGCATGTGCGTCTTCCTCGCTCGACGGgtgcttcgccgccgcggccaccgtcCGTACGTGCTCGATCTGGAACGTGAACGTATACCTGGAAGTGAACACAAAGAACAACAAACtaataatgatatatattaTCCATGAGAAAATTAGGCCAAAGctgttggaaatatggtcacatttcggcatattttaatctaaaTTATTACGATAATAATCATGACTTTAACAGGGAATAAACCAGTACAATTATCAAACAGATGTAACAAACAAATCATGattaatatataaaaagtatagATATTCACCATAAAGCAATGCACTAAAAATATTGCGCCAAACATAAACTTAGTAGACATGAACAGTAGTGTAGAAAGATTATACCCAGTCAATGTCCCTCCGCTGGATTatgaggcagaattgcctccgttggtgttgtcgCCTGGAGCGCCGCCATTCCCTCCAGCTCCTGGTGCACCATCGCCAGTGGAAGCCATCGCGATGCAGAGGAAGCAGAGCAGTCACGTCGAGATGCTCCCCAAAAACTTAatcgcccgcctacccgtgcaggtTTCTCAGGTGGACGGAGTTCtggaggcacctgctcgtccTGGATCTCCCGTGCGCGCAAGAGATCAGAACCAGAGAAGACAGATCAGAACCGGAGAAGACAGAGTAGCAGCGCAGGAAACATAAGAGATTCAGCGACAGGAGGAGGAAGTGTGAGAGACGGAGAGCGGAACCGGAGCTCTGTCGTGGTGGTGGCTTTTTATAGCGTAGGAGGGGGCGCTTCTCGTCCATTACCAGAGTAACAGTCGCGCCCGCATTGAATTATATTCAATTCCTGTCCGTTGAGCCGGTTCGAAAGGAATTCAATTGGCCtcgccacgcccacgcccacggcctcggcccggcccggccggcGCGCGCATGCGCCCGTGTGGCAGTCCGCCCACTATCTCAACCGCTCAACAGGGGCTCTTCTCTAGCTCCCTATTTTAAATTGAGATCTCTTCACTTAAATTCCTGAGGTGGTTTTATTACCTCTAACATTTATTGCGGGcctatggattttaattgaattaaatcaggcctagcccatttattccaacaatccccaccaaatttcatggcTCACTGGAAATGCTCTCGATAGCCCATTTGTTTGTTATACCAGTGTTTCAGTGGAAACTGTTAAGTTAAACTTACACCTAGGAAAAGAACTACACTAGatcacaactgaacaatggactatgccttgaattgtcagtcttgtgtgattcaggtttcactcaaaccCTTAACTAATACTGGGATGCCGTTTGCATCCCCTCTATTTGGAGCGTATGAGTTATACTCCCGgccttttcatgagtatctagagatcacccAAATCTTATAGACTGTGGCTAGCAGTTggactcatataggtgtgttccttctaagaTGTTCTGTAGGCCAAACATCTCTACTTTATGAAAAGCCTCTTGGATCATATTAAGGTGTGTACCATCCTACCATACAGATTTAGAAGAGAAGTGCATCATGAAAATAAGCCCATTttagggtctcttctctcagctacacaatagtttgtttcactatccaaattcacgggatctccgatcaccatggacaggtttccactattgtgcaactctaagtgggtctcaagcccatctccctcgatgcatagtctatcacattacgtggtagccccttggtaaactgatctgccagatttttagCCATCTagacatagtccaatgctattactccggagtttttctgttttctgacagacttcaatctcCTTTTTACATGCCTGGATgtcttcatgttgtccttcgaaCTGTTCATTTTGATAATCACTGTTTGTTTATCACAGTTCATCAAGATTGTTggtactggtttttcaaccaccggcaaatccatcaggagCTCATGAAGCCATTCGGCCTCAATTGTGGCAGTATCTAAAGCTATGAGTTCtacttccattgttgacctcgttaagatggtctgcttgcaaaacttccaggaaacagcgccacctccaagtgtgaacacatacccacttgtggcctttatctcatcagcatcagatatcaAGTTTGAATCACTATAGCCCTTCAATACTTTTGGGTACCCGGCGTAGTGAATCTCATAGCTCATTGTCCCTTTTAGATAGCGCACTACTCTTTCAAGAGCATGCaaatgatcatctcccggatttgagacaaatcggctcaacttgcttacagcaaatgagatACCAGGCCTTGTTGTACTATgtaagtacatcaatgaaccaatgatctgggagtatctcaattgatcccttgctatttccttaatagcacactgggatcataaggagtagaAGCTGTCTTGCAGTCACTATAACCAAAGCGACTCAGGATCTTGTCCACATAGTGAGATTGCACAAGTGTGGTCCCACCTTCATCTCCTCTCAGTAgcttaatgttaagaataacatcagccactcccaaatccttcatttcaaagcttTTAGACAGAAAGTCCCTGACCTCCTCACTCACAttgaggctggtcccaaagatcaatatatcatcaacatataagcacaagatcacttcctctcccccaccatagcgatagtacacacatttgtcagcttcgttcacaacaaagccaaCAGATGTAAGTGTtttgtcaaacttctcatgccattgcttaggcgcTTGTTTGAGACCATACAAGGACTTCAACAGCTTGCACACCATTCCCTCttgaccttctagtacatacccatctggttgatccatatagatctcctcctccaactctccaTGGAGGAAAGTtgtcttaacatccatctgatggacgagtAGACCATGAGAGACTGCCAAACcgagtagtactcgaatcgcGGTCAAGCGAGCAACTAGTGAGTAGGTGTCGAAAAAGTCCTCGCCTTCCTTTTGagtataacccttggccacaagtcttgccttgtacttttcaattgtaccgtcaggcctaagctttttcttgaaaacccatttgcatcctataGGCTTACACCCATATGGATgctcaacgacttcccaagtaccattagacataattgaGTCCATCTCACTGCGTACCGCTTCCTTACAATAGTCACCGttaggagatgaatatgcctcttcaatGGTTCTTGGAGTGCCATCCACaaggtatacaatgtagtcatctccaaaggattttgcaaccctttgtctcttactcttacgagtatctacaatgttatcctcctcaggattttcctctggcgtttgatcattgtgttcttGTTGATGGTCATTATCGATCAGTcttgaccgtcaatattaccaaaatagaggagaactagtgatgctttcaatgcatatatatatatatatatatatatatatatatatatatatatatatatatatatatatatatatatattagaataataatattccactagtattaggtttattaacctttttgcagagaataacaataaagtggaggagaatcgacatcaacatagATGATAAATCAATTGGACGATATCGAGAATCaaacttatgtatgaatgggccaagaactcataattgacacgatgaattgggccaaaattcacaagtctgcgaagagaagcaacagaggaggccgccagccaaaaTTGGGTTGGATTGGGCCGGCCATAGGTTCGGTGAACCAGGGGGTTCAGCCGACCCTCCTTAgtgccgttggatccaggttttggctggaTGGCGTGGATCACTCcacaatgacggttggagggcaattccgaccattccaactgccacaaccgtcattggcagcctatttaaggagttcctctcctcacttcactcacacacctcaagcaagctTTCTCTTACTCTCTcaaagtttagtttagtagtatctagctggtggaataggaatagagtagaaaacaggagtccggaagtcttcggaagagttcgggcatggctctagtagcttttctcttctcttttgtaagctttgtacttttattagaatactcttctatatacattta from Oryza glaberrima chromosome 3, OglaRS2, whole genome shotgun sequence carries:
- the LOC127765147 gene encoding jasmonate-induced oxygenase 2: MGGLSMDQAFVQAPEHRPKASVAEADGIPVIDLSPLLAAGDGDANGVDALAAEVGRASRDWGFFVVVRHGVPAEAVARAAEAQREFFALPPERRAAVARSEAAPMGYYASEHTKNVRDWKEVFDLVPRQTPPPPTTAVADGDLVFDNKWPDDLPGFREAMEEYGEAVEELAFKLLELIARSLGLRPDRLHGFFKDDQTTFIRLNHYPPCPSPDLALGVGRHKDAGALTVLYQDDVGGLDVRRRSDGEWVRVRPVPHSFIINVGDIIQVWSNDRYESAEHRVAVNVEKERFSIPFFFNPAGHTMVEPLEEVVSDESPARYNPYNWGEFFSTRKNSNFKKLDVENVQITHFRKN